A section of the Neofelis nebulosa isolate mNeoNeb1 chromosome 12, mNeoNeb1.pri, whole genome shotgun sequence genome encodes:
- the LOC131491376 gene encoding olfactory receptor 1L1, translated as MGKSNLTRPSEFILLGLSSRPEDQKPLFAVFLPIYLITVIGNVLIILAIRSDTRLQTPMYFFLSILSFVDICYVTVIIPKMLVNLLSETKAISYGECLTQMYFFIAFGNTDSYLLAAMAIDRYVAICYPFHYITIMNHRRCVLLLILSFCIPHLHSLLHILLTNQLIFCSSNVIHHFFCDDQPVLKLSCSSHFVKEITVMTEGLAVIMTPFSCIIISYLRILITVLKIPSAAGKRKAFSTCGSHLTVVTLFYGSISYVYFQPLSNYTVKDRIATIIYTILTPMLNPFIYSLRNKDMKQGLAKLIHWVKCQ; from the coding sequence ATGGGGAAAAGTAACCTAACAAGACCCTCTGAATTCATCCTCCTGGGACTCTCCTCTCGACCTGAAGATCAGAAGCCACTCTTTGCTGTGTTTCTCCCCATCTACCTCATCACAGTGATAGGAAACGTGCTCATCATCCTAGCCATTCGCTCAGACACTCGCCTCCAGACACCCATGTACTTTTTCCTGAGCATCCTGTCCTTTGTTGACATTTGCTATGTGACAGTCATTATCCCCAAGATGCTGGTGAACCTCTTATCAGAGACAAAGGCCATCTCTTATGGTGAGTGTCTGACCCAGATGTACTTCTTCATAGCCTTTGGAAATACAGACAGTTACCTCCTGGCAGCCATGGCCATTGACCGCTATGTAGCCATATGTTATCCTTTTCACTACATCACCATCATGAATCACAGACGCTGTgtcctgcttctgatcctctccTTCTGCATTCCACACCTCCACTCCCTCCTGCACATTCTCCTAACCAATCAACTCATCTTCTGTTCCTCTAATGTCATCCACCATTTTTTCTGTGATGACCAGCCAGTGCTGAAATTGTCCTGTTCCTCCCATTTTGTCAAAGAAATCACAGTAATGACAGAAGGGTTGGCTGTCATAATGACACCCTTTTCGTGCATCATCATCTCTTACTTAAGAATCCTCATCACTGTTCTGAAGATTCCTTCAGCTGCTGGGAAGCGCAAAGCATTTTCCACCTGTGGCTCTCACCTCACAGTGGTGACCCTGTTTTATGGAAGCATTAGCTATGTCTATTTCCAGCCCCTGTCCAACTATACTGTCAAGGATCGAATAGCAACAATTATCTACACCATACTAACCCCCATGCTAAATCCATTTATCTATAGTCTGAGGAACAAAGACATGAAGCAGGGCTTGGCAAAGCTGATACACTGGGTGAAATGCCAATAA